The following proteins are co-located in the Triticum aestivum cultivar Chinese Spring chromosome 1A, IWGSC CS RefSeq v2.1, whole genome shotgun sequence genome:
- the LOC123056366 gene encoding GDSL esterase/lipase At1g71691 encodes MAASSTPTATVLLLVLLACGGATAQVFPRPLFPRAPWNFTFPNGPGDAAGASGAGTGATGGGGGGPSVPAMFVFGDSLTDNGNNNDLTSLAKANYLPYGIDFAGGPTGRFSNGYTMVDAIAELLGLPLLPSNNEASNADSDAGALHGVNYASAAAGILDNTGQNFVGRIPFNQQIKNFQTTLNQIKGKIGASKLASSLGRSIFYVGMGSNDYLNNYLMPNYNTRNEYNGDQYSTLLVQHYTKQLTSLYNLGARRFVIAGVGSMACIPNMRARNPTNMCSPDVDELIAPFNSKVKGMVDTLNANLPRAKLIYIDNFEMISEVLRSPWNYGFSVVDRGCCGIGRNRGVITCLPFLRPCPNRNTYIFWDAFHPTERVNVLLGKAAYSGGTDLAYPMNIQQLAAWQP; translated from the exons ATGGCGGCCTCCTCCACGCCCACGGCGACGGTGCTCCTCCTGGTGCTCCTCGCGTGCGGCGGCGCCACGGCGCAGGTGTTCCCGCGGCCGCTGTTCCCGCGCGCGCCGTGGAACTTCACGTTCCCGAACGGGCCCGGCGACGCGGCAGGGGCCAGCGGCGCCGGCACCggcgcgacgggcggcggcggcggcgggccgtcGGTGCCGGCCATGTTCGTGTTCGGCGACTCGCTGACGGACAACGGCAACAACAACGACCTCACGTCGCTGGCCAAGGCCAACTACCTGCCCTACGGCATCGACTTCGCCGGCGGGCCCACCGGCCGCTTCTCCAACGGCTACACCATGGTCGACGCCATAG CTGAGCTTCTGGGGCTGCCCCTGCTGCCGTCGAACAACGAGGCCTCCAACGCCGACAGTGACGCCGGCGCGCTGCATGGCGTGAActacgcctccgccgccgccgggatCCTGGACAACACGGGCCAGAACTTCGTGGGGCGCATCCCGTTCAACCAGCAGATCAAGAACTTCCAGACGACGCTGAACCAGATCAAGGGGAAGATCGGCGCGAGCAAGCTGGCCTCCTCGCTGGGCCGCAGCATCTTCTACGTGGGCATGGGCAGCAACGACTACCTCAACAACTACCTCATGCCCAACTACAACACCCGCAACGAGTACAACGGCGACCAGTACTCCACCCTCCTCGTGCAGCACTACACCAAGCAGCTCACC AGCCTGTACAACCTGGGGGCCCGGAGGTTCGTGATCGCGGGGGTGGGGTCGATGGCGTGCATCCCCAACATGCGGGCGCGGAACCCGACCAACATGTGCTCGCCGGACGTGGACGAGCTCATCGCGCCCTTCAACAGCAAGGTGAAGGGCATGGTGGACACCCTGAACGCCAACCTCCCGCGGGCGAAGCTCATCTACATCGACAACTTCGAGATGATCTCCGAGGTGCTGCGGAGCCCCTGGAACTACGGCTTCAGCGTGGTGGACCGCGGGTGCTGCGGGATCGGGCGCAACCGCGGGGTCATCACCTGCCTGCCCTTCCTCCGCCCCTGCCCCAACCGCAACACCTACATCTTCTGGGACGCCTTCCACCCCACCGAGAGGGTCAACGTGCTCCTCGGCAAGGCCGCCTACTCCGGCGGCACCGACCTCGCCTACCCCATGAACATCCAGCAGCTCGCCGCGTGGCAGCCGTAG
- the LOC123056382 gene encoding SNF2 domain-containing protein ENL1, translating into MEAPAGSGKPPYRLPARVFKMLYADQREGLSWLWSLHCRETGGILGDDMGLGKTMQEGGILLTTYDIARINYRLIIGDFYNDADDEEEGKIWNYVVLDEAHFIKNPKTQRAQSLFEIPCVHRIAISGTPIQNNLKEMWALFSFCCPEVLGDKQEFRTLYELPINRGNDKTASNRAKHVGSNVAKELRERIKPYFLRRMKNEVSLETGLTDDKQLPKKNELIIWLKLTDCQRQLYKAFLNSELVHLASQGNPLAALMVLKKICNHPLILTKRAAEDILEGMDGMSNNQDMLMAENMVMNLADMAHADDALQADQEVSCKLSFMSLLVSIPKYMSSYL; encoded by the exons ATGGAGGCCCCCGCCGGGAGCGGCAAGCCGCCGTACAGGCTCCCTGCAAGGGTGTTCAAGATGTTGTACGCCGACCAGCGTGAGGGGCTCAGCTGGCTCTGGTCTCTGCATTGCAGGGAAACCGGTGGAATCCTGGGGGACGACATGGGACTTGGCAAGACGATGCAG GAAGGGGGTATCCTGTTGACAACGTATGATATTGCCCGGATCAACTATAGGCTGATAATAGGAGACTTCTATAATGATGCTGATGACGAGGAAGAGGGGAAGATTTGGAATTATGTTGTTCTTGACGAGGCACATTTTATCAAGAACCCCAAGACACAAAGAGCCCAAAGCCTATTTGAAATACCTTGTGTCCATCGGATTGCCATCAGTGGAACGCCTATACAAAATAACTTGAAG GAAATGTGGGCTCTGTTCTCTTTTTGTTGCCCGGAAGTCTTGGGTGATAAGCAAGA GTTCAGAACATTGTATGAATTGCCTATCAATCGAGGAAATGACAAGACTGCTAGCAACCGAGCCAAGCATGTAGGCTCAAATGTAGCAAAG GAATTAAGGGAACGTATAAAGCCATATTTCTTGCGACGTATGAAAAATGAAGTGTCTCTTGAGACTGGTTTGACAGATGATAAACAGCTTCCGAAGAAGAATGAGCTAATTATCTGGCTGAAATTAACAGATTGCCAG AGGCAACTATAtaaagcatttctgaactctgagCTAGTTCATTTAGCATCTCAAGGAAATCCCTTGGCTGCTCTCATG GTATTGAAGAAAATATGTAATCACCCACTCATATTGACCAAGAGAGCTGCTGAGGACATCCTGGAAGGCATGGACGGAATGTCAAATAATCAGGATATGTTGATGGCTGAAAATATGGTCATGAACCTTGCAGATATGGCTCATGCTGATGATGCACTGCAAGCAGATCAAGAAGTCTCATGCAAGTTATCTTTTATGTCCTTGTTGGTAAGCATTCCAAAATATATGTCAAGTTATCTCTGA